One Amycolatopsis sp. NBC_00355 genomic window carries:
- the eccCa gene encoding type VII secretion protein EccCa: MSTETVKRGPRASGPELPEGQEELQEPPVLAEPAARDFNSLLMMLPMGIGSMVMVLSFSGVGGSSPMTYVLGGGMGLSMMAMSVGQLTRAVGERKRKMRAERRDYLRYIAQVRTRARATAEQQRRAVAWNNPSPDSLWSLSMGRRLWERRVSHDDFGRVRIGLGSQQSALELVPPVTKPIEDLEPLSAISLRRFTETYRSLSGIPTAVGLRSFTSVEFDGDPEAAASLVRAMLAQLVVFHSPDELRIAVLTTEAAQSQWDWVKWLPHNQHATLRDPAGPLRLLAADHDDLMDVLGPDVADRDDHDKAVGPTTTEPFVVIVAHLATIPESSRLLGAGLRNVVLLDVTGALPGGPKVLRLTTKDDRVEFPAGTGVGSAVRDELSVTQIEGLARLLSPKRTSGTLEITEQPLESDFGLTALLGIRDVHSFEIPAQWRPRAVQRARMSVPIGVTEDGEIVELDLKESAQGGMGPHGMLIGATGSGKSELLRTLVLGLAATHSSEILNFVLVDFKGGATFLGMDRLPHTSAMITNLADELPLVDRMQDSLNGEMVRRQEQLRASGHPSLFEYEKARAAGEQLPPMPTLFLVVDEFSELLSAKPEFMELFVSVGRLGRSLGVHLLLASQRLDEGRIHRVEGHLSYRIALRTFSSMESRSVIGVGSAYELPSEPGNGYLKIDTTNLVRFKAAYVSGPVPAGSGDGAGDVARAGAEVVPFFTRTRPTRFIVRDDEPDLAADAKTAQEILETAPSGPTLADAFVERLTGAGPAARQVWLPPLAESPSLDALLPGVLPDAVRGMTVQDPAQCGRLRVPLGMIDRPFEQVRELLTADLSGAAGHVAVVGGPQTGKSTLLRTLVLALAMTHTPEEVQFYGLDFGGGGIMSISGLPHVGSVATRLERDRVVRTIEEISQIMEHRENIFSERGVESMDVYRQLRRRGQVEDPFGDVFLVVDGWFSLKNDYSELEQKIGELASRGLSFGIHVVVASTRWSEIRPYLRDLLQTRFELRLGDPMESEIGSRKAKTVPSQPGRGLTPDGLHFLAGLPRMDGSAATGDLAAATKAVAEEVHTFWPGRRAPAVRLLPSTLPLSELPRPDGDLRLALGQDEQRLLPVWHDFRATPHLLVFGDNETGKTNMLRLVLRSVLARYGPGEAKIVLADPSRQLDAEVPEAYRVGYATTTEALQELATQTGVSLSPRVPDQSVTADRLKRRDWWTGPRLFLVVDDYQLLTGGMGSPLEPLLSLLAQGAYIGMHLIVARSTSGAMRALSDPVIRRMWELGSPGVVFSYPKEEGKFLGEAAPRKLPAGRAQVVTRRGVKLVQTGFVPGPDQQLVGSTFGTLEGSGR; this comes from the coding sequence GTGAGCACGGAAACCGTCAAGCGCGGGCCGCGCGCGTCGGGCCCCGAACTGCCCGAAGGCCAGGAAGAGCTGCAGGAGCCGCCCGTGCTCGCCGAACCGGCGGCGCGGGACTTCAACTCGCTGCTGATGATGCTGCCGATGGGCATCGGGTCGATGGTGATGGTGCTGTCGTTCTCCGGCGTCGGCGGCAGCTCGCCGATGACCTACGTGCTCGGCGGCGGCATGGGCCTGTCCATGATGGCCATGAGCGTCGGCCAGCTGACCCGCGCGGTGGGGGAGCGCAAGCGCAAGATGCGCGCCGAACGCCGGGACTACCTGCGCTACATCGCGCAGGTCCGCACCCGGGCCCGCGCGACGGCCGAGCAGCAGCGGCGGGCGGTCGCGTGGAACAACCCGTCGCCGGACTCGCTGTGGTCGCTGTCGATGGGACGTAGGCTGTGGGAACGGCGGGTCAGCCACGACGACTTCGGCCGCGTCCGCATCGGCCTCGGTTCGCAGCAGTCGGCCCTAGAACTGGTCCCGCCGGTGACGAAGCCGATCGAGGACCTCGAACCGCTGTCGGCGATCTCCTTGCGTCGCTTCACCGAGACCTACCGGTCGCTGTCGGGCATCCCGACGGCGGTCGGCCTGCGCAGCTTCACCAGCGTCGAGTTCGACGGCGACCCCGAGGCCGCCGCGAGCCTGGTGCGGGCGATGCTGGCGCAGCTGGTCGTGTTCCACTCGCCGGACGAGCTGCGGATCGCCGTGCTCACCACCGAAGCCGCGCAGTCGCAGTGGGACTGGGTGAAGTGGCTGCCGCACAACCAGCACGCCACCCTGCGTGACCCGGCGGGCCCGCTGCGGCTGCTGGCCGCCGACCACGACGACCTGATGGACGTCCTCGGTCCGGACGTCGCCGACCGCGACGACCACGACAAGGCCGTCGGCCCGACCACCACCGAACCGTTCGTGGTGATCGTCGCGCACCTGGCGACCATCCCCGAGTCGTCGCGGCTGCTGGGCGCGGGGCTGCGCAACGTCGTGCTGCTGGACGTCACCGGCGCGCTTCCCGGTGGCCCCAAGGTCTTGCGGCTGACCACAAAGGACGATCGCGTCGAGTTCCCGGCCGGCACCGGCGTCGGCTCCGCGGTCCGTGACGAGCTGTCCGTGACGCAGATCGAGGGCCTGGCCCGGCTGCTGTCGCCGAAGCGCACCAGCGGCACCCTGGAAATCACCGAACAGCCCCTCGAGAGCGATTTCGGGCTGACCGCTCTGCTGGGCATCCGCGACGTCCACAGCTTCGAGATCCCGGCCCAGTGGCGTCCCCGCGCCGTGCAGCGGGCGCGGATGTCGGTGCCGATCGGCGTCACCGAGGACGGCGAGATCGTCGAGCTGGACCTCAAGGAGTCCGCGCAGGGCGGCATGGGCCCGCACGGCATGCTCATCGGTGCCACCGGCTCGGGCAAGTCCGAGCTGCTGCGCACCCTGGTGCTCGGCCTGGCCGCGACGCACTCGTCGGAGATCCTGAACTTCGTCCTCGTCGACTTCAAGGGCGGCGCGACGTTCCTGGGCATGGACCGGCTGCCGCACACCTCGGCGATGATCACCAACCTGGCCGACGAACTGCCGCTGGTCGACCGGATGCAGGACTCGCTCAACGGCGAGATGGTGCGCCGCCAGGAGCAGTTGCGCGCGAGCGGCCACCCGTCGCTGTTCGAGTACGAGAAGGCCCGCGCGGCCGGCGAGCAGCTGCCGCCGATGCCGACGCTCTTCCTGGTCGTCGACGAGTTCTCCGAGCTGCTGAGCGCGAAGCCCGAGTTCATGGAGCTGTTCGTCTCGGTCGGCCGGCTGGGCCGCAGCCTCGGCGTCCACCTGCTGCTCGCTTCGCAGCGGCTGGACGAAGGCCGCATCCACCGCGTCGAAGGTCACCTGTCGTACCGGATCGCTCTGCGGACGTTCTCCTCGATGGAGTCCCGCAGCGTCATCGGCGTCGGCAGCGCGTACGAGCTGCCGTCCGAACCGGGCAACGGCTACCTCAAGATCGACACGACGAACCTGGTGCGCTTCAAGGCCGCCTACGTCTCCGGCCCGGTCCCGGCCGGCAGCGGCGACGGCGCGGGCGACGTCGCCCGCGCGGGGGCCGAGGTCGTCCCGTTCTTCACCCGGACCCGGCCGACCCGGTTCATCGTCCGCGACGACGAGCCGGACCTCGCAGCCGATGCGAAGACCGCCCAGGAAATCCTCGAAACCGCGCCGAGCGGGCCGACCCTGGCGGACGCCTTTGTCGAGCGGCTCACCGGCGCGGGTCCGGCGGCACGTCAGGTGTGGCTGCCGCCGCTGGCCGAATCGCCCAGCCTGGACGCGCTGCTGCCGGGCGTGCTGCCGGACGCCGTCCGCGGCATGACCGTGCAGGACCCGGCCCAGTGCGGCCGCCTGCGCGTGCCGCTGGGCATGATCGACCGGCCGTTCGAGCAGGTCCGCGAGCTGCTGACGGCGGACCTGTCCGGCGCGGCCGGCCACGTAGCGGTCGTCGGCGGCCCGCAGACCGGCAAGTCGACGCTGCTGCGGACCCTGGTGCTGGCCCTGGCCATGACGCACACCCCGGAGGAGGTCCAGTTCTACGGCCTCGACTTCGGCGGCGGCGGGATCATGTCGATCAGCGGCCTGCCGCACGTCGGCTCGGTCGCCACGCGCCTCGAGCGCGACCGCGTCGTGCGGACCATCGAAGAGATCTCGCAGATCATGGAGCACCGCGAGAACATCTTCTCCGAACGCGGCGTCGAGTCGATGGATGTCTACCGGCAGCTGCGCCGCCGCGGCCAGGTCGAGGACCCGTTCGGCGACGTCTTCCTGGTCGTCGACGGCTGGTTCTCGCTCAAGAACGACTACTCCGAGCTGGAGCAGAAGATCGGCGAGCTGGCCTCGCGCGGCCTGTCGTTCGGCATCCACGTCGTGGTCGCGTCGACGCGCTGGTCGGAGATCCGGCCGTACCTGCGCGACCTGCTGCAGACCCGGTTCGAGCTGCGCCTCGGCGACCCGATGGAGTCGGAGATCGGCTCGCGCAAGGCGAAGACCGTGCCGAGCCAGCCGGGCCGCGGTCTGACCCCGGACGGTCTGCACTTCCTCGCGGGCCTGCCCCGGATGGACGGCAGCGCGGCCACCGGCGACCTCGCCGCGGCGACCAAGGCCGTCGCCGAAGAGGTGCACACGTTCTGGCCGGGCCGCCGCGCGCCGGCCGTGCGGCTGCTGCCCTCGACGTTGCCGCTGTCCGAGCTGCCCCGCCCCGACGGCGACCTGCGGCTGGCCCTGGGCCAGGACGAGCAGCGGCTGCTGCCGGTGTGGCACGACTTCCGCGCCACGCCGCACCTGCTGGTGTTCGGCGACAACGAGACCGGCAAGACCAACATGCTGCGACTGGTGCTGCGCTCGGTGTTGGCGCGCTACGGGCCGGGCGAGGCGAAGATCGTGCTCGCCGACCCGAGCCGCCAGCTCGACGCCGAAGTCCCGGAGGCCTACCGCGTCGGCTACGCGACCACGACCGAGGCGCTGCAGGAACTCGCGACCCAGACCGGGGTTTCGCTCTCGCCGCGGGTGCCGGACCAGAGCGTCACCGCCGACCGGCTCAAGCGCCGCGACTGGTGGACCGGCCCCCGGCTGTTCCTCGTCGTCGACGACTACCAGCTGCTCACCGGCGGCATGGGCTCGCCGCTCGAGCCGCTGCTGTCGCTGCTCGCGCAGGGCGCCTACATCGGCATGCACCTGATCGTCGCGCGCAGCACGTCCGGCGCGATGCGGGCGCTGAGCGACCCGGTGATCCGCCGGATGTGGGAGCTGGGCAGCCCCGGCGTCGTCTTTTCCTACCCCAAGGAAGAAGGCAAGTTCCTGGGCGAAGCCGCGCCGCGCAAGCTGCCGGCCGGGCGTGCCCAGGTCGTCACCCGCCGCGGCGTGAAGCTCGTCCAGACCGGTTTCGTGCCCGGGCCCGACCAGCAGCTCGTCGGCAGCACATTCGGCACTCTCGAAGGGAGCGGACGTTGA
- a CDS encoding YbaB/EbfC family nucleoid-associated protein, producing MASPYEKMLEDALGAYQRQRENLTAAKERIDEATGTATSARREVTATVGRTGEVTELAFPTSAYKRMAPAELAGVIVRTIAQARQQAIDASAEELAPMLPPGFSARDLMAGKVDVEALFAARVPGFEGGTEDD from the coding sequence ATGGCATCGCCTTACGAGAAGATGCTGGAGGACGCGCTCGGCGCGTACCAGCGGCAGCGCGAAAACCTGACCGCGGCCAAGGAACGGATCGACGAGGCCACCGGCACGGCGACGTCCGCGCGCCGCGAGGTGACCGCGACCGTCGGCCGCACCGGTGAGGTCACCGAGCTGGCGTTCCCGACCAGCGCGTACAAGCGGATGGCGCCGGCCGAGCTGGCCGGGGTGATCGTCCGGACCATCGCGCAGGCGCGGCAGCAGGCGATCGACGCGTCGGCCGAGGAGCTCGCGCCGATGCTGCCGCCGGGGTTTTCCGCGCGGGACCTGATGGCCGGGAAGGTCGACGTCGAAGCGTTGTTCGCCGCCCGGGTGCCGGGTTTCGAAGGAGGGACCGAGGATGACTGA
- a CDS encoding right-handed parallel beta-helix repeat-containing protein → MNRQVLTVGGEGAYPTIGAALAQAQPGATITVHSGRYEENLVVDRMVSLVAEGDVEIVAREGSVLVANAEAVQLRGFTLTGQDDKLVAVDVVRGEAALDGCRVTGASWATLLARLQGSLALRGCAVTSAAGAGIVVASPSQSTIEDTEITGTASSGVVVAEVGSVVLRRCAVRQPKGNGVCVNGEAVAVVEQCEITGAEKPAMVVEQQGRATITGLTVRDSANVDLYLTSEGRVSVVDSRFLSAPMQAVHVAASAAPVLRECVFAGAERNAVQVTGNASPHFVDCTFEDSPVLILADGEATPNFERATIRRATQTGVLVTADARVRIAGLRLAGHGIVLSGQSRLDLTDASVETGRELAVEVTESSWLTGTDLHVRGSGVRVAGTAELQDCEIADEIVVKAGGTLTASRCRVHNGVSSDDGANVTLAECEVDGVASEPVRELPQAESVEPGTSDAAGEVLDGPLGELESLVGLAGVKKEVTGLINLIRMSQMRERMGLPMPPMSRHLVFAGPPGTGKTTVARLYGTVLAELGILSKGHMVEVARQDLVGQYIGSTAIKTTEVVEKAIGGVLFIDEAYTLSAGSGGSGPDFGQEAIDALMKIMEDQRDSLVVIVAGYSEQMDVFLESNPGLASRFTRTIEFPNYSVDELVTITLGLTRKHYYELTDDALTTLREYFERVPKNSTFGNGRVARKLFEAMVNNQASRLALQPPSKDSELNRLTAEDLRAELANLPAAAQAAVSVGTDPAAAVGAADSVHRLRKLVGQKAVREHAERLLVRLGGLKHGRQPLGQEANVVLSGERGSGRAEFARLYARGLAELGLVGVGQLVRRSVAEDLMPRWPGQAEHLVRTALDDASGGVLVLDLDGDWESSVHTPGHEVLEALAEAVGRRPADPVVVLIGEPRRVRTLAGLVPSLRDRFPAVWELGEYTVDELGEIAVRLLVRGGHEVPDDVRGALAHELAAASERTVHAAHELARTLSATAASRTLAAADLRGVRPPDVEPLALGQGLASVG, encoded by the coding sequence ATGAACCGACAGGTACTCACGGTCGGCGGCGAAGGCGCCTACCCCACGATCGGCGCCGCGCTCGCGCAGGCCCAGCCGGGCGCCACGATCACCGTCCACTCCGGACGCTACGAGGAGAACCTCGTCGTCGACCGCATGGTTTCACTGGTCGCGGAGGGTGACGTCGAGATCGTCGCGCGTGAAGGCAGCGTGCTCGTGGCCAACGCCGAAGCCGTCCAGCTGCGCGGCTTCACCCTTACCGGGCAGGACGACAAGCTCGTCGCGGTCGACGTCGTGCGCGGCGAGGCCGCCCTCGACGGCTGCCGGGTCACCGGCGCCTCCTGGGCGACGCTCCTCGCGCGCCTCCAAGGCTCCCTGGCCCTGCGCGGCTGCGCCGTCACCAGCGCCGCCGGCGCCGGGATCGTCGTCGCGTCGCCGTCGCAGAGCACCATCGAGGACACCGAGATCACCGGTACTGCCTCATCCGGTGTCGTCGTCGCGGAGGTCGGGTCCGTGGTGTTGCGCCGGTGCGCGGTGCGGCAGCCGAAAGGCAACGGTGTCTGCGTGAACGGCGAGGCCGTCGCGGTGGTCGAGCAGTGCGAGATCACCGGCGCCGAGAAGCCCGCCATGGTCGTGGAACAGCAGGGCCGCGCCACCATCACCGGCCTGACCGTGCGCGACAGCGCGAACGTCGACCTGTACCTGACCAGCGAAGGCCGGGTGTCCGTTGTGGACTCCCGGTTCCTGTCCGCGCCGATGCAGGCCGTGCACGTCGCCGCGTCCGCCGCGCCGGTACTGCGCGAATGCGTGTTCGCCGGCGCGGAACGCAACGCCGTGCAGGTCACCGGCAACGCGTCGCCGCACTTCGTGGACTGCACCTTCGAGGACTCGCCGGTCCTGATCCTGGCCGACGGCGAAGCGACGCCGAACTTCGAGCGTGCGACGATCCGCCGCGCGACGCAGACCGGTGTGCTCGTCACCGCCGACGCGAGGGTCCGGATCGCGGGACTGCGCCTCGCGGGCCACGGCATCGTCCTTTCCGGACAGTCGCGATTGGACCTGACGGACGCGTCCGTCGAGACCGGACGTGAGCTCGCCGTCGAGGTCACAGAATCGTCCTGGCTGACCGGCACCGACCTCCACGTGCGGGGGAGCGGGGTCCGCGTCGCCGGTACGGCCGAGCTGCAGGACTGCGAGATCGCCGACGAAATCGTCGTCAAGGCCGGCGGCACGCTCACCGCGTCACGCTGTCGCGTGCACAACGGCGTCTCGTCCGACGACGGCGCGAACGTGACGCTCGCCGAGTGCGAAGTGGACGGTGTGGCGAGCGAACCCGTTCGCGAGCTGCCGCAAGCGGAATCCGTCGAACCGGGCACGAGCGACGCCGCGGGTGAAGTGCTCGACGGCCCGCTCGGCGAGCTGGAGTCGCTGGTCGGCCTGGCCGGGGTGAAGAAGGAAGTCACCGGCCTGATCAACCTCATCCGGATGTCCCAGATGCGGGAGCGGATGGGGCTGCCGATGCCGCCGATGAGCCGGCACCTCGTCTTCGCAGGCCCGCCCGGTACCGGCAAGACGACGGTCGCGCGGCTCTACGGCACGGTCCTGGCCGAGCTGGGCATCCTGTCCAAGGGGCACATGGTCGAGGTCGCGCGGCAGGACCTCGTCGGCCAGTACATCGGCTCGACGGCGATCAAGACGACCGAGGTCGTCGAGAAGGCCATCGGCGGGGTGCTGTTCATCGACGAGGCGTACACGCTGTCGGCGGGTTCCGGCGGCTCCGGGCCGGACTTCGGCCAGGAAGCCATCGACGCGCTGATGAAGATCATGGAGGACCAGCGCGACTCGCTCGTCGTGATCGTCGCCGGCTACTCCGAGCAGATGGACGTGTTCCTCGAGTCCAACCCGGGTCTGGCCTCGCGGTTCACACGGACCATCGAATTCCCGAACTACAGCGTCGACGAGCTGGTCACCATCACGCTCGGCCTGACCCGCAAGCACTACTACGAGCTGACCGACGACGCGCTGACGACGCTGCGCGAGTACTTCGAGCGGGTGCCGAAGAACTCGACGTTCGGCAATGGCCGCGTCGCGCGGAAGCTGTTCGAGGCCATGGTGAACAACCAGGCGTCGCGCCTCGCGCTGCAGCCGCCGTCGAAGGACTCCGAGCTCAACCGGCTGACGGCCGAGGACCTGCGCGCCGAACTGGCGAACCTGCCCGCGGCGGCCCAGGCGGCGGTGTCCGTCGGCACCGACCCGGCCGCGGCCGTCGGCGCGGCGGACAGCGTGCACCGGCTGCGCAAGCTCGTCGGCCAGAAAGCCGTGCGAGAACACGCGGAACGCCTGCTGGTCCGGCTCGGCGGGCTCAAGCACGGCCGGCAGCCACTCGGCCAGGAGGCCAACGTCGTGCTCAGCGGCGAGCGCGGCTCGGGCCGGGCGGAGTTCGCGCGGCTGTACGCGCGCGGTCTCGCCGAACTGGGCCTCGTCGGCGTCGGGCAACTCGTCCGCCGGTCCGTCGCGGAGGATCTGATGCCGCGCTGGCCGGGACAGGCCGAGCACCTGGTGCGCACCGCGCTGGACGACGCGAGCGGCGGTGTCCTCGTGCTCGACCTGGACGGCGACTGGGAGTCCAGTGTGCACACTCCCGGTCACGAAGTTCTCGAGGCACTGGCGGAAGCCGTCGGGCGGCGGCCCGCGGACCCGGTCGTCGTGCTGATCGGCGAGCCGCGGCGCGTCCGGACACTGGCCGGGCTGGTGCCGTCACTGCGCGACCGGTTCCCGGCGGTCTGGGAGCTGGGAGAGTACACAGTGGACGAACTCGGCGAGATCGCCGTGCGGCTGCTGGTCCGCGGTGGTCACGAGGTCCCGGACGACGTCCGCGGCGCGCTCGCGCACGAGCTGGCGGCGGCGTCGGAACGGACCGTGCACGCCGCGCACGAACTCGCCCGCACGCTGTCGGCCACGGCGGCGTCGCGCACGCTGGCCGCCGCGGACCTGCGCGGCGTCCGCCCGCCGGACGTCGAACCACTGGCGCTCGGGCAGGGACTGGCTTCGGTCGGCTGA
- a CDS encoding type VII secretion system-associated protein: MTAEKWVLLVDPAWSPEPSAPDRTHVVGGWPALADGSIGDFEPNPAYEPSGPDSPADPLDAVLRLLSAGDAEFEQVASVFRQVTTAVALDATGSPLTAPSPDGVPCLLVATAPAHRGRVRTAGWLAVDAEELAALLSARPGTDLLLNPGAVGCTRLPADTVRDLASRS; encoded by the coding sequence ATGACGGCTGAGAAGTGGGTGCTGCTGGTCGACCCGGCCTGGTCCCCGGAGCCGTCGGCGCCCGACCGGACCCACGTGGTCGGCGGCTGGCCGGCGCTGGCCGACGGCTCGATCGGGGACTTCGAGCCGAACCCGGCGTACGAGCCGTCGGGCCCGGACAGCCCGGCGGACCCCCTGGACGCGGTGCTGCGCCTGCTGTCCGCCGGCGACGCGGAGTTCGAGCAGGTGGCGTCGGTGTTCCGCCAGGTCACCACCGCGGTGGCCCTGGACGCGACCGGCTCGCCGCTGACGGCGCCTTCGCCTGATGGAGTGCCGTGCCTGTTGGTGGCCACGGCGCCCGCGCACCGCGGCCGCGTCCGGACGGCGGGCTGGCTCGCCGTGGACGCGGAGGAACTGGCGGCGCTGCTGTCGGCCCGTCCGGGCACGGACCTGCTGCTCAACCCGGGCGCGGTCGGCTGCACCCGCCTGCCGGCGGACACGGTCCGGGACCTCGCCTCGCGGTCGTAG
- a CDS encoding M20 family metallopeptidase, giving the protein MIRELHEWVRAHRDELLADVAAYVGIETPSDDKECLARGLSWVDGWLRERLGSPSSARDVDGGGHGDIKVYDFPGTGTPVLILAHYDTVWPLGTLSDWPFTVDGDRATGPGIFDMKSGLVHAVWALRALDAAGLPRPAVRLVLNGDEEIGSPASRPVIEEAAAGTSATLVFEASAGGAVKTARKGVGLFRVRATGVESHAGLDPTKGASAIDELARAILALHGLADPAAGTTVNVGVIRGGTRQNVIAGAASGEIDVRVSSAAEAARVDAGLAALTAHDPRATVTVEGGWNRPVMERSAAIAELYDLARSAAAELGVTLAECSVGGASDGNFVAALGHPVLDGFGAVGDGAHARHEHISVEGMLERTALAAAVLHRLGEKPVAPGSPAE; this is encoded by the coding sequence GTGATCCGGGAGTTGCACGAGTGGGTGCGGGCGCACCGCGACGAGCTGCTGGCCGACGTCGCCGCTTACGTCGGCATCGAAACCCCCAGCGACGACAAGGAATGCCTCGCGCGTGGACTGTCCTGGGTGGACGGCTGGCTGCGCGAACGGCTGGGCTCACCGTCGTCGGCGCGCGACGTCGACGGCGGCGGGCACGGCGACATCAAGGTCTACGACTTCCCCGGCACCGGCACGCCGGTCCTGATCCTGGCCCACTACGACACGGTGTGGCCGCTCGGCACCCTTTCCGACTGGCCGTTCACCGTGGACGGCGACCGCGCGACCGGGCCGGGCATCTTCGACATGAAGTCGGGCCTGGTCCACGCGGTGTGGGCGCTGCGCGCGCTGGACGCGGCCGGCCTCCCCCGCCCGGCCGTCCGGCTGGTCCTCAACGGCGACGAGGAGATCGGCAGCCCGGCGTCCCGGCCGGTGATCGAGGAGGCCGCGGCGGGCACGAGCGCGACACTGGTGTTCGAGGCAAGCGCCGGCGGCGCGGTGAAGACCGCGCGCAAGGGCGTCGGCCTGTTCCGCGTGCGCGCCACCGGCGTCGAATCCCACGCCGGCCTGGACCCGACCAAGGGCGCGAGCGCGATCGACGAACTGGCTCGCGCGATCCTGGCCCTGCACGGCCTGGCCGACCCGGCCGCCGGCACCACGGTCAACGTCGGCGTGATCAGGGGCGGGACCAGGCAGAACGTGATCGCGGGCGCGGCGTCGGGCGAGATCGACGTGCGCGTGTCGAGCGCAGCGGAGGCGGCCCGCGTCGACGCGGGCCTGGCGGCGCTGACGGCCCACGACCCGCGGGCGACGGTCACGGTGGAGGGCGGCTGGAACCGCCCGGTGATGGAACGTTCGGCCGCCATCGCCGAGCTGTACGACCTGGCCCGTTCCGCGGCGGCGGAGCTGGGAGTGACGCTGGCGGAGTGCTCGGTGGGCGGCGCGAGCGACGGCAACTTCGTCGCGGCGCTGGGCCACCCGGTGCTGGACGGCTTCGGCGCGGTCGGCGACGGCGCCCACGCACGGCACGAGCACATCAGTGTCGAAGGGATGCTGGAACGAACCGCGCTCGCGGCGGCCGTCCTGCACCGGCTCGGCGAAAAGCCGGTGGCACCAGGCAGTCCCGCGGAATAG
- the eccD gene encoding type VII secretion integral membrane protein EccD — protein sequence MQQGELCRITVHGPQGRADLAVPMGVPVTSLLPVLLRHTGGHEDLGDSWVLQRLGEAPLDPAGTPESLDWKEGEEFHLRPRLDPLPELDFDDIADGMATAVSRQSGRWKPEFNRFLFLGFAIAGLLVLARVLLYPGATGLSAIGCAVVALGLLVAAVGSGVRSEDTALITLLGLGGCGFGFVAGAVAVAGLGPAFDLQTAPLLSGCLAFGLAGGLMLGGRAAWAPVTPFVPFGTVVATAAAGAVTLWLHYGPEFSPVQSAALVSAVLIGLLVFAPRIGIRFARIRGPQLPRTADELQYDIEPAPAEKMVAQTAYADGYLTIACVTSAVVFACSFPFLVGQGLFPGILAGLLAAAVLMRSRSLLGAWQRVPLSVAGALGLVLLAFSLIEPLTPDWRGASAAGIVLVFFLLVLAMLRPPPRRLLPIWGHLANWLETLSAVAILPILLQLFGTYAWAIGLTA from the coding sequence ATGCAGCAGGGCGAGCTGTGCCGGATCACCGTGCACGGCCCGCAGGGACGCGCCGACCTGGCCGTGCCGATGGGTGTCCCGGTGACGAGCCTGCTGCCGGTGCTGCTGCGGCACACCGGCGGCCACGAGGACCTCGGCGACTCGTGGGTCCTGCAGCGCCTCGGCGAGGCGCCGCTCGACCCGGCGGGCACGCCGGAGTCGCTGGACTGGAAGGAGGGGGAGGAGTTCCACCTCCGCCCTCGTCTCGATCCGTTGCCGGAACTCGACTTCGACGACATCGCCGACGGCATGGCCACCGCCGTCAGCCGCCAGTCCGGGCGCTGGAAGCCCGAGTTCAACCGGTTCCTGTTCCTCGGCTTCGCCATCGCCGGCCTGCTGGTGCTGGCCCGCGTCCTGCTCTATCCGGGCGCAACGGGCCTGTCCGCCATCGGCTGCGCGGTCGTGGCACTGGGCCTGCTGGTCGCGGCTGTCGGCTCGGGCGTCCGCTCCGAGGACACGGCGCTGATCACGCTGCTGGGCCTGGGCGGCTGCGGGTTCGGATTCGTGGCGGGCGCGGTCGCCGTCGCGGGTCTCGGCCCGGCGTTCGACCTCCAGACCGCGCCGCTGCTGTCCGGTTGCCTCGCCTTCGGTCTGGCGGGCGGCCTGATGCTCGGCGGCCGCGCGGCGTGGGCGCCGGTCACGCCGTTCGTCCCGTTCGGCACGGTCGTGGCCACCGCCGCGGCCGGCGCGGTGACGCTGTGGCTGCACTACGGCCCGGAGTTCTCGCCGGTGCAGTCGGCCGCCCTGGTGTCGGCCGTCCTCATCGGACTGCTGGTGTTCGCGCCGCGGATCGGCATCCGGTTCGCCCGCATCCGCGGCCCGCAGCTGCCCCGCACGGCCGACGAGCTGCAGTACGACATCGAGCCCGCGCCGGCGGAGAAAATGGTCGCGCAGACCGCGTACGCCGATGGCTACCTCACGATCGCCTGCGTCACGTCGGCCGTGGTTTTCGCGTGCTCGTTCCCTTTCCTGGTCGGCCAAGGCCTGTTCCCCGGCATCCTGGCCGGACTGCTCGCGGCGGCCGTGCTGATGCGCTCGCGCAGCCTGCTCGGCGCGTGGCAGCGGGTGCCCCTCTCCGTCGCCGGCGCGCTCGGCTTGGTGCTGCTGGCGTTCTCGCTGATCGAGCCGCTCACCCCGGACTGGCGCGGCGCGTCGGCGGCCGGGATCGTGCTGGTGTTCTTCCTGCTGGTGCTGGCCATGCTGCGGCCCCCACCGCGACGGCTGCTGCCGATCTGGGGCCACCTGGCCAACTGGCTGGAGACGTTGAGCGCCGTCGCGATCCTGCCGATCCTGCTGCAGCTGTTCGGGACGTACGCCTGGGCGATCGGTCTCACGGCATGA
- a CDS encoding type VII secretion protein EccB produces MVQTQKDHVEAYSFLIGRMTSALVLGDASHLDVPAKRTWTGLLVGAALAVLIVLGFFVFGLIAHHTGHAVQATPPPVRRA; encoded by the coding sequence ATGGTGCAGACGCAAAAGGACCACGTCGAGGCGTATTCGTTCCTCATCGGGCGGATGACGTCGGCGCTCGTGCTCGGCGACGCGAGCCACCTCGACGTGCCCGCCAAGCGCACCTGGACCGGCCTGCTGGTCGGTGCCGCATTGGCGGTGCTGATCGTGCTGGGGTTCTTCGTCTTCGGCCTGATCGCCCACCACACCGGGCACGCCGTCCAGGCGACGCCACCCCCGGTCCGCCGAGCCTGA